In Calothrix sp. PCC 7507, one DNA window encodes the following:
- the ntrB gene encoding nitrate ABC transporter permease translates to MTTVQRRPASPRLNGSFNLIASLQKQFPDFIPPAIALIIFLIIWQLFSLTPNATLPGPVKVIQDTWILILYPFYDKGGTDKGLFWQIWGSLQRVAISYTLAAIVGIGLGILIGVNKTMSKALDPIFQLLRTVPPLAWVPISLAALRQNEPAALFVIFITAIWPILINTAVGVTQIPQDYNNVAKVLQLSKKDYFLNILIPAALPYIFTGLRIAIGLAWLAIIAAEIVMSGIVGIGFFIWNAYQNNNVSEVILALVYIGLVGLVLDKLMAWLQNKILPAEQK, encoded by the coding sequence ATGACAACTGTACAAAGACGCCCTGCTAGCCCCAGGCTTAACGGTAGTTTTAACTTGATAGCCAGTCTGCAAAAGCAATTTCCTGATTTTATCCCGCCAGCGATCGCTCTCATCATCTTTCTCATCATCTGGCAATTATTTTCTCTGACACCCAATGCGACATTACCAGGGCCAGTCAAAGTCATCCAAGATACCTGGATTTTGATTCTCTATCCTTTCTATGACAAAGGTGGCACTGATAAAGGCTTATTTTGGCAGATTTGGGGCAGTCTGCAACGGGTGGCTATTAGTTATACATTAGCGGCGATCGTTGGTATTGGTTTGGGCATTTTAATTGGCGTGAATAAAACCATGTCGAAAGCCTTAGACCCCATCTTCCAACTCCTGCGGACAGTACCGCCTCTGGCTTGGGTGCCAATTTCCTTAGCCGCCTTGCGACAAAACGAACCTGCAGCTTTATTCGTAATTTTCATCACCGCAATTTGGCCGATCTTAATTAACACTGCAGTGGGTGTCACCCAAATTCCCCAAGATTACAACAACGTCGCCAAAGTTCTGCAACTTAGCAAGAAAGATTACTTCCTGAATATTCTGATTCCTGCAGCTTTACCCTACATTTTTACAGGCTTAAGAATTGCCATTGGTTTAGCTTGGTTAGCAATTATCGCCGCAGAAATCGTCATGTCTGGGATTGTCGGTATCGGCTTCTTTATTTGGAACGCCTATCAAAATAACAATGTCAGCGAAGTGATTTTAGCTCTAGTCTACATCGGACTTGTTGGTTTAGTGCTAGATAAACTCATGGCTTGGTTGCAAAACAAGATTTTACCTGCAGAACAGAAGTAG
- a CDS encoding nitrate ABC transporter ATP-binding protein (This model describes the ATP binding subunits of ATP-binding cassette (ABC) transporters for nitrate transport, or for bicarbonate transport, in bacteria and archaea.): MSIFVGVDQIDKVFELTGGGQYIALKRIDLEIKKGEFVSLIGHSGCGKSTLLNMIAGLDLPTEGLVTLEGQRITKPGPDRMVVFQNYSLLPWRTVRENIALAVDSVMRGLPDEERKAIIDKHIDMVGLRPHADKQPGMLSGGQKQRVAIARALAIRPKLLLLDEPFGALDALTRGNLQEQLMQICEENQVTAVMVTHDVDEAVLLSDRIVMLTNGPESKIGDILEVDIPRPRKRMEVVEHPSYYSLRSEMIYFLNQQKRIKKIRARKTAAVSRHGLEKVNLEIGFLPLTACAPLAIAKEKGFFTKHGLDEVNLVRESSWRGIEDGMTGGYLDAAQMPSGMPMWLTLGGHKNQPVPVVTALTITRNGNAITLAKRFYDEGVQTLSDFKNYLLRTRNQRHTMGVVHPASMHNLLLRYWLAAGGIDPDSDVDMKTIPPAQMVVDLQGGSIDGYCVGEPWNYRAAVEGAGFTIASDLEVWLGHPGKVLGVREDWAEAYPNTHIALTKALLEACKYCANPENVEEVRQILANRDYVSTDLEYIQLEDPDIATCSLDHPLRQYAHLQFYSGSAINRPSRTEQIWIMSQLARWGDTPLPRNWVEVVERVCRVRVFSTAARELGLDISYTRQPIQLFDGIPFNGDDPIAYLNSLEIKRDFSIAEVILDAPRKTAA, encoded by the coding sequence ATGTCTATATTTGTTGGTGTTGATCAAATTGACAAGGTTTTCGAGTTAACTGGTGGTGGTCAATATATTGCCCTCAAGAGAATTGACCTCGAAATTAAAAAAGGTGAATTCGTTTCTTTAATTGGTCACTCTGGTTGCGGTAAATCCACTCTCTTAAATATGATTGCAGGTTTGGATTTACCAACTGAAGGTCTTGTCACCTTGGAAGGACAAAGAATTACCAAACCCGGGCCAGATAGGATGGTGGTATTTCAAAATTATTCCCTCTTACCTTGGCGGACAGTTAGAGAAAATATTGCCTTGGCGGTAGACTCAGTGATGAGAGGTTTACCCGATGAGGAACGCAAAGCCATTATTGATAAACATATCGATATGGTGGGTTTGCGTCCCCATGCAGATAAACAACCGGGGATGTTGTCTGGTGGACAAAAACAACGAGTAGCGATCGCCCGCGCTTTAGCTATCCGTCCCAAGTTACTATTATTAGACGAACCCTTCGGTGCTTTAGATGCCTTGACACGGGGTAATTTGCAAGAACAACTCATGCAAATCTGCGAAGAAAATCAAGTTACCGCCGTGATGGTGACTCATGACGTAGATGAAGCAGTGCTGTTATCTGACAGAATAGTCATGTTGACCAATGGCCCAGAATCCAAAATTGGCGACATCCTGGAAGTAGATATTCCCAGACCCCGCAAACGCATGGAAGTAGTAGAACATCCCAGCTACTACAGCTTGCGGAGTGAGATGATTTACTTCCTGAATCAGCAAAAACGCATCAAGAAAATTCGCGCCAGAAAAACAGCGGCTGTTAGCCGTCATGGATTGGAAAAAGTCAACTTAGAAATTGGCTTCTTACCCCTCACCGCCTGCGCCCCCCTAGCGATCGCCAAAGAAAAAGGCTTCTTCACCAAACACGGTTTGGACGAAGTTAACCTCGTGCGAGAAAGCAGCTGGCGGGGTATCGAAGATGGCATGACAGGTGGCTACTTAGATGCTGCCCAAATGCCTTCAGGAATGCCCATGTGGTTGACTTTGGGAGGACATAAAAATCAACCCGTCCCAGTAGTTACCGCCCTCACCATAACTCGCAACGGTAACGCCATCACCTTGGCGAAACGCTTTTATGATGAAGGCGTGCAAACCTTATCAGACTTCAAAAACTACCTACTCCGCACCCGCAACCAACGCCACACAATGGGAGTAGTCCATCCCGCATCCATGCATAACTTGCTGCTGCGTTACTGGTTAGCCGCTGGTGGAATTGATCCCGATTCCGACGTGGATATGAAGACTATTCCCCCAGCCCAGATGGTAGTTGATTTACAAGGCGGAAGCATTGATGGTTACTGTGTGGGCGAACCTTGGAACTACCGCGCCGCCGTAGAAGGTGCTGGTTTTACCATTGCTAGTGACTTAGAAGTTTGGTTAGGACACCCCGGTAAAGTTCTCGGTGTGCGGGAAGATTGGGCAGAAGCTTATCCTAACACCCACATTGCTTTAACCAAGGCTTTATTAGAAGCTTGCAAATACTGTGCCAATCCTGAAAATGTTGAAGAAGTGAGGCAGATTTTGGCAAACCGAGATTATGTCAGTACTGATTTAGAGTACATCCAACTCGAAGACCCAGATATTGCTACTTGTAGCTTAGACCATCCTTTACGACAGTACGCCCATCTCCAGTTTTATTCCGGCTCTGCCATTAACCGTCCCAGTCGAACTGAACAAATTTGGATTATGAGTCAATTAGCCCGTTGGGGTGACACTCCCTTACCTCGAAACTGGGTGGAAGTTGTAGAAAGAGTCTGCCGAGTGCGTGTATTCAGCACCGCCGCCCGCGAATTAGGTTTAGATATTAGCTACACTCGCCAACCGATTCAGCTATTCGATGGCATACCTTTTAATGGCGATGATCCCATAGCTTATCTCAATAGCTTAGAAATTAAACGTGACTTTTCCATCGCCGAAGTCATCCTTGATGCACCAAGAAAAACAGCAGCATGA
- a CDS encoding nitrate ABC transporter ATP-binding protein (This model describes the ATP binding subunits of ATP-binding cassette (ABC) transporters for nitrate transport, or for bicarbonate transport, in bacteria and archaea.), with protein sequence MQNRNLTINNVTRDSLAKPLAKTTSNRQPFLEIKDVSKVYPTKKGPFTVLDGVNLNVNQGEFICVIGHSGCGKSTLLNMVSGFNFPTSGQVLLEGQPITQPGPDRMVVFQNYALLPWRTAFENIYLAVNAVYPNKPEAEKRAIVRENLTMVGLGDAMEKKPPQMSGGMRQRVSIARALAIRPKVLILDEPFGALDAITKEELQEELLKIWGDNRCTVLMITHDIDEALFLADKLVMMTNGPHAKIGEVMEIPFGRPRDRARIMEDPQYYKLRNHALDFLFNRFAHDDVG encoded by the coding sequence ATGCAAAACCGTAACTTGACCATTAATAACGTCACCAGAGACTCACTAGCAAAACCATTAGCAAAAACAACCAGCAACCGCCAGCCTTTCCTAGAAATTAAAGATGTTTCCAAAGTCTACCCCACAAAAAAAGGCCCCTTCACCGTCCTTGATGGTGTCAACTTAAACGTTAATCAGGGCGAGTTTATTTGTGTAATCGGTCACTCTGGCTGTGGTAAATCCACTCTGCTAAATATGGTGTCTGGTTTTAACTTTCCCACCTCCGGACAAGTGTTGCTAGAAGGACAACCCATCACCCAACCAGGCCCAGATAGAATGGTTGTCTTCCAAAACTACGCTTTGTTACCTTGGCGGACAGCTTTTGAAAATATTTACCTAGCTGTGAATGCAGTTTACCCCAATAAACCAGAAGCAGAAAAAAGAGCGATCGTGCGGGAAAATCTGACAATGGTGGGACTGGGTGACGCGATGGAAAAAAAACCACCCCAAATGTCTGGAGGGATGAGACAACGGGTTTCCATCGCCCGTGCTTTAGCCATTCGTCCTAAAGTCCTGATTTTAGATGAACCTTTTGGGGCGCTAGATGCGATTACCAAAGAAGAATTGCAAGAAGAATTGCTAAAAATTTGGGGTGATAATCGCTGCACAGTGTTGATGATTACCCACGATATCGATGAAGCGCTGTTTTTAGCAGATAAATTGGTGATGATGACCAATGGCCCCCATGCCAAGATAGGCGAAGTCATGGAAATTCCGTTTGGTCGTCCACGCGATCGCGCCCGCATCATGGAAGATCCACAATATTATAAACTGCGTAACCATGCCCTAGACTTTCTCTTTAACAGATTTGCCCACGATGATGTCGGCTAG
- a CDS encoding protein-glutamate O-methyltransferase CheR, which translates to MQQTNSVSANDFEYLRQLVHEHSAVVLSANKSYLAELHLQPIAESAGFTLIAELVAYLKAQPFNNLHAQTIEALVTNETSFFRDHHPFEALRQYILPELIKKRAIERSLNIWCAACSNGQEPYSIAMLIREHFPLLTNWSIRLIASDFSTKVLTRAEKGHYNQLEINRGLSKNLRDKYFHRLDSDWQIKDEIRQMTEFRQINLMESWSSLPEIDVIFLRNVLIYYDIATKKALLRKVKQQLKTDGYLFLGTAETTINLDASFKQVSFNKGICYQLH; encoded by the coding sequence ATGCAACAGACTAACAGTGTCAGCGCCAATGATTTTGAGTATCTTCGTCAATTAGTTCATGAGCATTCAGCAGTTGTGTTGTCTGCTAATAAAAGCTATCTTGCGGAGCTACATTTACAGCCAATTGCCGAATCAGCAGGATTCACTTTAATTGCTGAACTGGTAGCATATCTAAAGGCTCAACCCTTTAACAATCTTCATGCCCAGACAATCGAGGCGTTAGTCACTAATGAAACCTCATTCTTTCGAGATCATCACCCTTTTGAAGCACTCAGACAATACATACTACCAGAGTTAATCAAAAAACGGGCTATTGAGCGATCGCTCAATATTTGGTGTGCTGCTTGCTCTAATGGGCAAGAACCCTACAGCATCGCTATGCTAATTCGTGAACATTTTCCCTTACTTACCAATTGGTCTATCAGGTTAATTGCTAGCGATTTTTCTACCAAGGTTTTAACGCGTGCCGAAAAAGGGCATTATAACCAACTTGAAATTAACCGTGGACTATCTAAAAATCTGCGTGACAAATACTTTCATCGGCTAGATAGTGACTGGCAAATCAAGGACGAAATTCGCCAGATGACAGAGTTTCGTCAGATCAACCTGATGGAATCTTGGTCATCACTTCCCGAAATCGACGTGATCTTTTTACGCAATGTTTTAATCTACTACGATATAGCGACCAAGAAAGCCTTACTGAGAAAGGTAAAACAGCAATTAAAAACAGATGGCTACCTGTTTCTCGGTACCGCTGAGACGACTATCAACCTGGATGCCTCATTCAAGCAGGTTTCATTTAACAAAGGTATCTGCTATCAATTGCACTAG
- a CDS encoding chemotaxis response regulator protein-glutamate methylesterase, with amino-acid sequence MPKIRILVVDDAVVVRSRISKILSIDPELEVVGVAANGRIALAKIPQVNPDVVILDIEMPEMDGLQTLSAIRQIYPHLPVIMFSTSTRTGAIATLEALSLGASDYATKPSNLGSVEDINQHIQADLIPKIKVFGAGTTPLTTPSTVDHPVVFPVYTNTKRVEVVAIGVSTGGPNALTVLLRELPADLSVPILIVQHMPPMFTKLLAEQLASKCQIPVNEAVPGVVLEPGQAWIAPGDFHLVVERDKGVVRLATHQAPSENSCRPSVDVLFRSVAEVYGAGAIAVILTGMGQDGLHGCQCIREAGGQVLAQDKASSVVWGMPRVVVNAGLANQIVTLDQMASEIMRRIRDQKIPLSGL; translated from the coding sequence ATGCCCAAAATCCGAATACTAGTTGTTGATGACGCGGTAGTAGTTCGGAGTCGCATCAGTAAGATTTTGTCTATCGATCCAGAACTAGAAGTGGTAGGAGTCGCTGCTAACGGTCGCATCGCCCTTGCTAAAATTCCCCAGGTTAATCCTGATGTTGTGATTCTGGATATTGAAATGCCAGAAATGGATGGTTTACAAACTCTGTCTGCGATTCGACAAATTTATCCGCACCTACCAGTGATTATGTTCAGTACCTCTACACGGACTGGAGCGATCGCCACCCTCGAAGCTCTCTCTTTAGGGGCATCAGATTATGCCACAAAACCTAGTAATTTAGGAAGTGTAGAGGACATAAATCAACATATTCAAGCGGATTTAATTCCCAAAATTAAAGTATTTGGTGCAGGAACTACTCCATTGACGACACCAAGCACGGTTGATCATCCAGTTGTTTTTCCTGTTTACACCAATACAAAGCGGGTAGAGGTTGTAGCAATTGGGGTTTCTACTGGGGGACCTAATGCCCTAACTGTATTGCTTAGAGAACTTCCAGCCGATTTATCAGTTCCCATTTTGATTGTCCAACACATGCCCCCCATGTTTACGAAACTATTAGCTGAACAATTAGCTTCTAAATGTCAAATCCCAGTCAATGAAGCCGTTCCCGGAGTAGTATTAGAACCTGGACAAGCTTGGATTGCACCGGGAGATTTTCATTTGGTTGTGGAACGCGACAAAGGTGTAGTTCGACTGGCGACTCATCAAGCACCGAGCGAAAATTCCTGTCGTCCTTCAGTAGATGTACTCTTCCGCTCGGTAGCAGAAGTTTATGGTGCTGGGGCGATCGCAGTTATCCTCACAGGGATGGGGCAAGATGGGTTACATGGCTGTCAGTGCATCCGCGAGGCGGGTGGACAAGTGCTAGCCCAAGACAAAGCTAGTAGCGTGGTGTGGGGAATGCCTAGAGTTGTGGTTAATGCTGGACTTGCTAATCAAATTGTCACCCTTGACCAAATGGCAAGTGAAATTATGCGGCGAATTCGTGACCAGAAAATTCCTCTTTCAGGTCTGTAA
- a CDS encoding methyl-accepting chemotaxis protein, whose protein sequence is MTTNRAAKTANSKSSSEDSVSSSADNGVTKEQLQALLLALKSVKNGDFSVRLAAENNELGEIVLVFNELVSLNQNFAQEVSRLTTEIGTEGKLGSQVVVKGAEGSWQGLLDNFNQMSTNLREQLQSINEVTLVVAQGNLSKQIEERNAGDFKQLTDNANQMISSLRSSIRQMAEVATAVASSSEELTAVSTEMTQNAEQTAEQATSASSSAEQVSQNSSTILTAVEQMNASIQEIAKTIIEGAKVTTQAVKTADSTNETINKLGQSSIEIGKVIKVITAIAGQTNLLALNATIEAARAGDAGRGFAVVANEVKELAKQTANATEDISQRIEAIQTDTKAAVQAITQITEIINQINDFQSTIASAIEEQTATTNEISRNVAEAAKGTSDIAKNIAVVALNTQSTTIGTSNTLEAATELSRMAVDLQKVVSQFIY, encoded by the coding sequence ATGACTACGAATAGGGCTGCAAAAACAGCCAACTCTAAATCTTCTTCAGAGGATAGTGTATCTTCGTCGGCTGATAATGGTGTCACAAAAGAGCAACTGCAAGCGTTACTATTAGCACTGAAATCTGTAAAAAATGGTGATTTTAGCGTCCGTTTAGCTGCCGAGAATAATGAACTAGGTGAAATTGTTTTAGTTTTTAATGAATTGGTAAGTTTGAACCAAAACTTTGCCCAAGAAGTCTCTCGTTTGACAACCGAAATTGGTACAGAAGGGAAGCTTGGCTCTCAAGTTGTTGTCAAAGGAGCAGAGGGAAGTTGGCAAGGATTACTTGATAATTTTAACCAAATGTCTACAAATTTAAGAGAGCAATTACAAAGTATTAATGAAGTAACTCTTGTAGTTGCTCAAGGAAATTTATCCAAACAAATTGAAGAACGCAATGCTGGAGATTTTAAACAGCTTACAGATAATGCTAATCAAATGATTAGCAGCTTGAGGTCTTCAATCAGACAGATGGCAGAGGTGGCAACTGCCGTTGCGTCTTCATCAGAAGAATTGACCGCAGTTAGCACAGAAATGACTCAAAACGCCGAACAAACTGCTGAACAGGCAACCTCTGCATCTAGCTCCGCCGAACAGGTGAGCCAAAATAGCAGTACAATTTTGACGGCGGTAGAGCAGATGAATGCCAGCATTCAAGAAATTGCTAAGACCATCATTGAAGGGGCAAAAGTCACAACTCAAGCCGTTAAAACTGCTGACAGCACCAATGAAACAATTAATAAACTTGGTCAAAGCAGCATTGAAATTGGCAAAGTAATTAAAGTGATTACGGCGATCGCTGGACAAACAAACTTACTGGCGCTCAATGCGACAATTGAGGCCGCAAGAGCCGGAGATGCTGGCAGAGGATTTGCTGTAGTCGCAAATGAGGTGAAAGAATTAGCCAAACAAACAGCAAATGCGACTGAAGATATTAGCCAGCGCATTGAAGCAATTCAGACAGATACAAAAGCTGCGGTTCAAGCCATCACTCAGATTACTGAGATTATCAATCAAATCAACGACTTTCAAAGTACGATCGCTAGTGCTATTGAAGAACAAACAGCAACGACAAATGAAATTAGCCGCAATGTTGCTGAAGCAGCCAAAGGGACATCTGATATTGCCAAAAATATCGCAGTTGTGGCATTGAATACTCAAAGTACGACGATTGGAACTAGTAATACGTTAGAAGCAGCTACAGAATTATCGCGTATGGCAGTAGATTTGCAGAAAGTCGTTAGCCAGTTTATATATTAG
- a CDS encoding chemotaxis protein CheW — MAEQQICTFFLKGVYFGIDVRHVQEVIRPQTITRIPLAPPDICGLINLRGQIITVIDLQRRLEMSEPQTQSNIKLVDEAQGFNIIVSFEDEVVSLLVDNVGDVLEFPENTFQLPPTTLKGKMRLMLAGAYPLPDGFLLVLDAEKILDINHVTH, encoded by the coding sequence ATGGCTGAACAACAAATTTGTACATTTTTTCTTAAAGGAGTTTATTTTGGTATTGATGTGCGACACGTTCAAGAAGTGATTCGCCCACAAACAATAACTCGTATACCTTTAGCCCCACCAGATATCTGTGGATTAATTAATTTACGTGGACAAATTATTACTGTAATCGATTTGCAACGCCGATTAGAGATGAGCGAACCGCAGACCCAATCAAATATAAAACTTGTAGATGAAGCCCAGGGATTTAATATTATTGTAAGTTTTGAGGATGAAGTAGTCAGTCTGCTCGTCGATAATGTTGGTGATGTCTTAGAGTTTCCAGAGAATACATTTCAACTCCCACCTACAACCTTAAAAGGTAAAATGCGTTTGATGCTAGCAGGAGCTTACCCTCTCCCAGATGGATTTCTGCTAGTTTTAGATGCCGAAAAAATTCTAGATATAAATCACGTTACCCACTAA
- a CDS encoding chemotaxis protein CheA, giving the protein MELTEIDDDIEAFLIESYENLNQIEQDIISIEKTSEQAEALVRIYRSLHTIKGNCGFLPFRKLESVAHAGENLLSSLRTGQLEITPTIINGLLQILDSIRQILSQIEATRHEGDRDYSALITTLAQLQSTEHQQGLQVNPDSTPLNHEFPEVSTLTASESSQIRVNVNLLDQVMNLVGELVLTRNQVIGFSTKFKDSSFATTCQHLSLLTSQLQEEIMKTRLQSISTIWQKFPRVTRDLAIASGKQVKVDMEGIDTELDKSIIEAIKDPLTHLVRNCIDHGIEFPAERTACGKSSVGRLFLRAYHESGKVNIEIGDDGRGIDVEKLKKRSQQLGLVSAVEAASMSESEAINLIFLPGLSSSEQVTKLSGRGVGMDIVKTNIDKINGTIEIHSQPGQGTTFKIKIPLTLAIIPALIVSSGGDRYAIPQASIQELVRLEAQAVNQIEMFYDVPVYRLRDTLVPLVYLNQVLQISNNVPKLELFSLVILQVDNYQFGLVVDTIEDIQDIMLKPLGKQLKALSLFAGATILGDGTVTLIIDVIGLANSSGVTAKQKQQLLIENSRKDQDQVSDRQTILLFEGPGGDRMGIPLAIAFRLEEILCSAVEKVGNHYVVQSYGKILPLIDLHQVFSHEHHLDEQSRATVAETLQIVIVSPSAELSVALVVERILDIVEEPLIITGVSSRPGVLLCAVFQGKITEILDIEAVIRIANPHLLQLIADG; this is encoded by the coding sequence ATGGAGTTAACAGAAATTGACGATGATATAGAAGCATTCCTCATTGAGAGCTATGAAAATCTAAATCAAATTGAACAAGATATTATTTCTATAGAGAAAACATCAGAACAAGCAGAAGCCCTAGTTCGCATTTATCGCTCACTCCACACAATTAAAGGAAACTGCGGCTTTTTACCGTTTCGCAAATTGGAATCAGTTGCTCATGCTGGGGAAAATTTGCTCTCGTCTTTACGCACTGGCCAGCTAGAAATTACCCCCACGATCATCAATGGGTTACTGCAAATACTTGACAGCATTCGGCAGATTCTGTCCCAAATTGAAGCAACGAGGCATGAGGGCGATCGCGATTATTCAGCACTGATTACGACTTTAGCTCAATTGCAGTCAACTGAGCATCAGCAAGGGTTACAAGTAAATCCAGATAGTACGCCTCTCAATCACGAATTCCCGGAAGTCTCAACCCTGACAGCATCAGAATCTTCTCAGATCCGAGTCAATGTTAACCTGCTAGATCAGGTGATGAACCTGGTGGGTGAACTCGTTTTAACCCGTAATCAGGTGATCGGATTTAGTACAAAGTTTAAGGATAGTAGCTTTGCTACTACTTGCCAACACCTGAGTCTTCTGACATCTCAGTTGCAGGAAGAGATCATGAAAACTCGGCTGCAATCAATTAGTACCATTTGGCAAAAGTTTCCTCGCGTCACCCGCGATTTAGCGATCGCCTCTGGTAAACAAGTCAAGGTTGACATGGAGGGGATAGATACTGAACTGGATAAAAGCATTATTGAAGCGATTAAAGACCCCTTAACTCACTTAGTACGCAACTGTATAGATCATGGCATTGAGTTCCCAGCCGAGCGGACTGCTTGTGGAAAGTCATCTGTGGGACGGCTATTTTTAAGAGCCTATCATGAAAGCGGCAAAGTCAATATTGAAATTGGTGATGATGGTCGTGGGATCGATGTAGAAAAACTTAAAAAACGATCGCAGCAACTGGGTTTAGTCAGTGCTGTCGAAGCTGCGTCCATGAGTGAATCGGAGGCGATAAACTTAATTTTCTTACCCGGCTTATCTTCTTCAGAACAGGTGACAAAGCTTTCTGGGCGTGGAGTCGGGATGGATATTGTCAAGACTAATATTGATAAAATTAACGGCACGATTGAAATTCATAGCCAGCCAGGACAAGGAACGACATTCAAAATTAAGATTCCCCTGACCTTGGCGATTATTCCCGCATTAATTGTCAGCAGTGGTGGCGATCGCTATGCCATTCCCCAAGCAAGTATACAAGAATTAGTACGCCTAGAAGCACAGGCAGTTAATCAAATTGAGATGTTTTACGATGTTCCTGTGTATCGCTTGCGGGACACTCTTGTACCATTAGTTTATTTAAATCAAGTATTACAAATATCTAATAATGTTCCCAAATTGGAACTATTCAGTCTGGTAATTTTGCAAGTTGATAACTATCAATTTGGATTGGTTGTAGACACCATTGAAGACATCCAAGACATTATGCTTAAACCTCTAGGAAAACAGCTAAAGGCGCTATCTTTATTTGCTGGAGCAACTATTTTAGGGGATGGCACTGTGACATTAATTATTGATGTTATTGGTTTAGCAAACAGTTCTGGTGTAACCGCAAAACAAAAGCAGCAGTTATTGATTGAAAACAGCAGAAAAGACCAAGACCAAGTTAGCGATCGCCAAACCATATTATTGTTTGAGGGGCCAGGAGGCGATCGTATGGGCATTCCCCTGGCCATTGCCTTTCGGCTCGAAGAGATTCTTTGTTCTGCGGTAGAGAAAGTAGGGAATCACTATGTCGTGCAGTCTTACGGGAAAATTTTGCCGCTAATTGACTTGCATCAAGTATTTTCCCATGAGCATCACCTCGATGAGCAAAGTAGGGCAACTGTTGCAGAGACACTCCAGATAGTGATTGTCTCCCCCTCCGCAGAACTCAGCGTGGCGCTAGTGGTTGAGCGGATTCTTGACATTGTAGAAGAACCACTGATAATTACAGGTGTCTCTAGTAGACCGGGTGTGCTTTTGTGCGCTGTATTTCAGGGTAAAATTACAGAAATCCTTGATATTGAGGCTGTAATTCGCATTGCTAACCCTCATTTGCTGCAATTGATTGCTGATGGCTGA
- a CDS encoding response regulator, translated as MTLVLIIDDAAFSRRMIRKFLQVDGYEIIEATNGREGLELVHQRQPNCVLADLLMPDINGFEFLQALQDEKLKVPTIIISADIQEGARNQSYSLGAINFINKPPKENELRKAVQQVINTKE; from the coding sequence ATGACATTGGTTTTGATTATTGATGATGCAGCCTTTTCTCGTAGAATGATCCGAAAGTTTCTGCAAGTTGATGGTTACGAAATTATAGAAGCAACTAATGGGCGTGAGGGATTAGAATTAGTTCACCAGCGCCAGCCCAATTGCGTATTAGCGGATCTACTCATGCCAGACATTAATGGGTTTGAATTTCTGCAAGCTCTACAAGATGAAAAATTAAAAGTTCCCACAATTATCATCTCAGCCGATATCCAAGAAGGGGCGCGCAATCAAAGTTATAGTCTTGGGGCGATCAACTTTATTAATAAACCACCGAAAGAAAATGAATTGCGAAAAGCAGTGCAGCAAGTTATTAATACTAAGGAATGA